The following are from one region of the Deltaproteobacteria bacterium genome:
- a CDS encoding type II toxin-antitoxin system VapC family toxin: MKAAVRVLDSYSLIAYFEGEEGADRMVEIFRSARDSARPLLLPVINWGEVYYITLREAGHERAEEVAHLITTLPIQIIPADLELTKEAAKLKASKKMSYADCFAAALAKLRRAELVTGDEDFKQVEGEIKVFWII; encoded by the coding sequence GTGAAGGCGGCGGTTCGAGTTCTGGACTCTTATAGCCTTATTGCCTATTTTGAGGGCGAAGAGGGGGCGGACAGAATGGTTGAGATCTTTCGGTCAGCGAGAGACTCCGCACGGCCCCTTCTTCTGCCGGTGATAAATTGGGGGGAGGTTTATTACATTACCCTAAGAGAAGCGGGGCATGAGCGTGCGGAAGAAGTGGCCCATCTTATCACAACCCTTCCCATTCAGATTATCCCTGCAGATTTAGAACTGACCAAAGAGGCTGCCAAACTAAAAGCCAGTAAAAAAATGTCCTACGCCGATTGCTTCGCCGCTGCCCTGGCGAAACTTCGTCGGGCCGAATTAGTTACAGGGGATGAAGATTTTAAGCAGGTGGAAGGGGAAATAAAGGTATTCTGGATTATTTAA
- a CDS encoding AbrB/MazE/SpoVT family DNA-binding domain-containing protein, with product MDKTVVTVKGQVVIPSKLRRKFGIKKGTQVYLYERNGEIIIKPITDEYIRSMVGITGTKGKLLKALKEEKAKERAL from the coding sequence ATGGATAAGACTGTAGTGACTGTAAAAGGTCAAGTTGTTATTCCCTCTAAACTGCGGCGGAAATTTGGGATTAAGAAAGGAACCCAGGTCTACCTTTACGAACGGAACGGAGAAATCATAATCAAACCCATTACGGATGAATATATTCGGTCCATGGTGGGAATAACGGGCACGAAGGGGAAGCTACTTAAGGCCTTGAAAGAAGAAAAAGCAAAGGAACGGGCGCTGTGA